Proteins from a single region of Sinorhizobium alkalisoli:
- a CDS encoding ABC transporter substrate-binding protein has protein sequence MNLRTFLLGTCSAVVMAGLAQAETLTIATVNNGDMIRMQKLADDFTSKNPDIDLEWVTLEENVLRQRVTTDIATKGGQYDVMTIGTYEVPIWAKQDWLLPLDNLGSDYDVDDVLPAIRSGLTVDGKLYAAPFYGESSMVMYRKDLFEKAGLTMPDAPTWEFIADAARKITDKGNEIYGICLRGKAGWGENMAFLTATANSFGARWFDENWQPQFDQPEWKNALDFYVKLMNDAGPPGASSNGFNESLSLFQTGKCGMWIDATVAASFVTNPDESTVADKVGFALAPDTGLGKRGNWLWAWSLAIPAGSQKADAAQKFIAWATGKDYLKLVAEKEGWANVPPGTRKSLYENPEYQKAAPFAAMTLESINSADPKNPTVKPVPYVGVQFVAIPEFQGIGTAVGQQFSAALAGQVSVDQALANAQQLTTREMTRAGYIK, from the coding sequence ATGAATTTGAGAACATTCCTGCTGGGCACGTGCTCGGCGGTCGTTATGGCGGGTTTGGCCCAGGCCGAGACCCTGACTATTGCGACGGTGAACAATGGCGACATGATTCGGATGCAGAAGCTGGCAGACGATTTCACGTCGAAAAATCCGGACATCGATCTCGAGTGGGTGACGCTCGAGGAGAACGTGCTGCGTCAGCGCGTTACCACGGACATCGCGACGAAGGGCGGTCAGTACGACGTCATGACGATCGGGACCTATGAAGTGCCGATCTGGGCCAAGCAGGACTGGCTTCTGCCGCTCGACAATCTCGGCTCCGACTATGATGTCGACGACGTTTTGCCGGCGATCCGCAGCGGCCTGACGGTCGACGGCAAGCTCTACGCCGCACCGTTCTACGGCGAGAGCTCGATGGTCATGTACCGCAAGGACCTGTTCGAGAAGGCGGGGCTCACCATGCCCGATGCGCCGACCTGGGAGTTCATCGCCGATGCGGCCCGAAAGATCACCGACAAGGGCAATGAGATCTACGGCATCTGCCTGCGTGGCAAGGCCGGCTGGGGCGAGAACATGGCTTTCCTCACGGCCACCGCCAATTCCTTCGGCGCGCGCTGGTTCGACGAGAACTGGCAGCCGCAGTTCGATCAGCCGGAATGGAAGAACGCTCTCGACTTCTACGTCAAGCTGATGAACGATGCCGGCCCGCCCGGCGCCTCGTCCAACGGCTTCAACGAAAGTCTGTCGCTGTTCCAGACGGGGAAATGTGGCATGTGGATCGACGCGACCGTCGCCGCCTCCTTCGTGACCAATCCCGACGAGTCCACGGTTGCCGACAAGGTGGGCTTTGCACTGGCCCCGGATACCGGGCTCGGCAAGCGCGGCAACTGGCTGTGGGCCTGGAGCCTTGCCATTCCGGCAGGTTCGCAGAAGGCGGACGCCGCCCAGAAGTTCATCGCCTGGGCGACCGGCAAGGACTACCTGAAACTCGTGGCGGAGAAGGAAGGCTGGGCCAACGTCCCTCCGGGTACCCGCAAGTCTCTGTATGAGAATCCGGAATACCAGAAGGCTGCGCCATTTGCGGCTATGACGCTGGAATCCATCAATTCGGCGGATCCGAAAAACCCGACAGTGAAGCCCGTGCCCTATGTCGGCGTTCAATTCGTGGCCATCCCGGAATTCCAGGGCATCGGCACGGCAGTCGGCCAGCAGTTCTCCGCAGCCCTCGCCGGGCAGGTCAGCGTCGACCAGGCGCTTGCCAATGCGCAGCAACTGACGACGCGCGAAATGACTCGCGCCGGCTACATCAAGTAA